The sequence CGAACCTCGGCGTCACCCTCGTGATCGCCCGGGCGATGAGCACCCGTTCGTACGGGGCCACCGCCGTGCTCTTCGCGCTTTTCATGGTCGTGTCCATGCCGGGCAGCGCGCTGCTCGTCGGGGTGGTCCGCAGGGTCACGACCTGGACCAGGACCGGCCGGGCCGACCTCGTCGTCGGCTGGGCGGCGCGGGTGCGTTCGGCCGGTCTGCGGACGGTGGTCGTCGTCGCCCTGCTCGCGCTCGCGGTGCGCGGGCCGCTCGCCCACGAGCTCTCGCTGCCCGGACCGGGCGGGGTCGCGCAGACGCTGACCGCCGGCGCGGCCTGGTGCCTGCTGTGCGTCGACCGGGGCCTGCTGCAGGCCACTCGCCGCTACCGGGAGCTGGCCTCGAACCTGCTGGTCGACGCCGCGGTCAAGGGGGCCGCGACGGTGGGTCTCGTGCTCGCGGGGCTGGGCCAGGCCGGCGCGGCGACCGCCGTGCTGTGTGGCGTGCTGGCCGCCCTCGTCCACGCCCGCCTCGCGCTGCGCCGGCTGGCGCCGGACGCCTCGTGCTCACCGGCCGCGCTGACCGCAGACCCGGCCCCGGCAGCCGGGGCCGGCCCGGCGGCGGCCCGGGAGCGGCGGCTGGCCGTCGAGCTGGGGGCCGCGCTGGCGGCGCTGGGGTTCCTGGCGCTGCTGCAGAACATCGACGTGCTGATCCAGGGCCGGCTCGCGCCGGCCGAGTCGGGCCAGTACGCCGCGGTCTCCGTGACCAGCAAGGTCCTGATGTTCGGGGCCGTCGTGCTGGCCGGTTTCCTGTTGCCCGAGGCGGCCGACCGGCGCCACCTCGGCGAGCACGCCCTGCACCAGCTCGGCGCGACGCTCGCGATCCTCGTGGCGCCCGCGTCCGTGCTCCTGGTGGTCGCGACCGCCGCGCCCGCCACCCTGCTGTCCCTGGCCTTCGGGCCTCGATTCACCGACGCGTCCGGCGCCCTCCTCCCGCTGGCCGGAGCGATGACCTGTCTCGGAGCAACTGTGCTGTTCACCCACTACCTGCTGGCCCTGGGCTCGCGCGCCGTGCTGGTCGCGCTCGGGATCACGGCCACGGCCGCCGCTGGGCTGATCACCCTGGCCGGTGGATCTCCGGTCGCCACCGCGCGGATGGACCTCGCGGTCCAGGCCGTGCTCGCCGTGGTCACCGGGCTGCTCGTCGTCGGCGCGGCCCGCCGCACGACCGCCGCCGCGGCCGCCGGCGCGCCCGCCACGGAGGTGACCGCATGAGCCAGGCCTTCCAGCTGGGAGCGGATTCGGCCGGATCCGCTGAAACGGGCGACGCGCAGCAGATCCAGGGCGCCAGCGGCGCGATCGGCCTCGCCGAGACGCCCCGCGCCGCGCGGATCGAGGTGCGGGAGCCGACGCTCGAGGAGCTGGTCGAGCGTTCGGGGCTGCGCCGGGTGCACATGCTCGCCTGGCGGGACCTGGACGACCCCGAGGCCGGCGGCTCCGAGCTGCACGCCGACAAGGTCGCCGCCGCCTGGGCCGCGGCTGGCGTGGACGTCAGCATGCGCACCGCGCACGCCCCGGGCCACCTGCCGCAGGCGACCCGCAACGGCTACTCGGTGGTCCGCAAGGCCGGCCGGTACGCCGTGTTCCCGCGCTCCGCGATGTCCGGCGCGCTCGGCCACGGCGGCCCCTGGGACGGCCTGGTCGAGATCTGGAACGGCATGCCGTTCTTCTCGCCGGTCTGGGCACCGTGCCCGCGGGTCGTGTTCCTGCACCACGTCCACGGCGAGATGTGGCGGATGGTGCTCAAGCCGCCGCTGTCCCAGGTCGGCGAGGCGCTGGAGAGCACGATCGCGCCGCCGTTCTACCGGCGGACCAGGGTGCTGACCCTGTCCGAGTCGTCGCGCCGCGAGATCATCGAGATGCTGCGGCTACCACCGGCGAACATCTCGGTGATCCCGCCGGGCATCGACGAGCACTACGCCCCGCTGGGCGAGCGCTCGCCGCACCCGATGGTGCTGGCCGTCGGCCGGCTCGTCCCGGTGAAGCGGTTCGACGTCCTCATCGACGCCCTGATCCGGCTGCGCCAGCAGCACCCGACGCTGGAAGCCGTCATCGTCGGCGAGGGCTACGAGCGCCCGGCGCTGGAGGCGCGGATCCGGGCCGCCGGCGCGACCGAGTGGCTGAAGCTGCCGGGCCGGGTCGACGACGAGGGGCTGCTGGCGTACTACCGCCAGGCCTGGGTGCTGACCAGCGCGTCCGCGCGCGAGGGCTGGGGCATGACGATCACCGAGGCGGCCGCCTGCGGCACGCCGTCGGTCGTGTCGAACATCGCCGGGCACACCGACGCCGTCGCCGACGGGCTGTCCGGGCTGCTCGTCGAGCCGAACGAGCTGGCCGATGCGCTCGGCCGGGTCATCGGCGACCAGGGCCTGCGCGACCGGCTCACCGCCGGCGCGCTCGCCCACGCCGCCACGTTCACCTGGGCGAACACCGCCCGGCGGACGTTCGCCGCGCTGGCCCAGGAGGCGGCGAAGCACCGCCGCCGTTCCCCGCGCCCCGGTGGCCTGGACCGGCTGCACGGGCCGCTGCGGTGACCCTGACGACCCACGGCCCGACCGGGCCCAACGGCTCGGGCACCGCGACGCTGCCGGCCGACCACCCCGCCGAGGAGACGCCGGACGCCGCCGCCGCGGACGGCGGGGCGCCGCGGCGCCGGTGGCGGCTGTGGCGGCCGAGCTGGGCCGCGCTGGTGCTCGCGGCGGTCGCCTACCTGCCGCTGCTGCGCACCTCGCCCGGCGAGATCGGCGCCGACACCAAGGCGTACCTCTACCTCGACCCGGGCCGGCTGCTGAGCCGGGCGGTGTCGATGTGGGACCCCGACGTCGGCATGGGCACGGTCACCCACCAGAACATCGGCTACCTGTTCCCGCAGGGCCTCTGGTACTTCGTGCTGCACGAACTCGGCTTCCCGATGTGGGTCGCGCAGCGGCTGTGGACCGGCAGCATCCTGTTCGCCGCGGGCGTGGGCGTGCTGTTCCTGCTGCGCTCGTTCGGCTGGCGGGACCGCTACTCGATCGTCGCGGCGTTCGGCTACATGCTCACGCCGTACTCGCTGGAGTACGAGGCGCGGATCTCGGCGATCCTGCTGCCCTACGCCGGCCTCGGCTGGTTCATCGGCATCACCGTGCGCGGCCTGCGCGAGGCCGAGCAGGGCAAGGGCAGCTGGCGCGGCGCCGAGGCGTGGCGCTGGCCCGCGGCCTTCGCCCTGGTCGTGACCGCGGTCGGCAGCATCAACGCCTCCAGCCTCATCCTGATCATGCTGGCGCCGGTGCTGTGGGTGCCGTTCGCGATCTGGGGTACCCGCGAGGCCACGCTGCGCGCCGCGATGGGGATGATCACCCGGGCGGTGATCCTCACCTTCCTGGTCAACCTCTGGTGGATCTCCGGTCTTTACACCCAGGCCGGCTACGGCCTGAACGTGCTGGCGTTCACCGAGACGGTCCAGACGGTGGCCAGCAGCTCGCAGGCCTCCGAGGTGCTGCGCGGGCTGGGGAACTGGTTCTTCTACGGCCAGGACGCGCTCGGCCCGTGGATCAGCCCCGCGTTGAGCTACACCCAGTCGCTCTGGCTGCTGGTCGTCAGCTTCCTGGTGCCGCTGATGGGCCTGTTCGCCGCGACGGTGATCAAATGGGGCCAGCGGGCGTACTTCGTCGCTCTCGTCGTGCTGGGCACCACGGTCTCGGTCGGCGTGTACCCGTACACCCATCCGTCGCCACTCGGCTACCTGTTCAAGACCTTCGCCGAGGACTCGACGGCCGGCCTCGCGCTGCGGTCGCTGCCCCGCGCGGCACCGCTGGTCGTGCTGGGCCTGGCCGTCATGCTCGCGGGAGCGCTCGGCGCGTGGACCGAGCGCCGGGTGGCCCGGGCCGCCGACGCCGACGCGGCGGCGGCCCGGGGCCAGACGCTGGCTCCCAACCGGATCGGCGGTCGCCACAGCGGCGGGCAGCGCCGGCGCCAGCTCGTCTTCAAGCCTCGGCCGGGCGCCCTGCTGCCGACGGCGGTCACCCTGGTCGTGCTCGCGCTGCTGGCGATCGACCTGGCCCCGTTGTTCCGCGGCCAGCTCATGGAGCAGAGCCTGACCCGGCCGGAGAACGTCCCCGACTACGAGGTCGCGCTCGCGAACGCGCTCGGCGCGAAGGGGAACGCCACCCGCGTCCTGGAGCTGCCCGGCGCCGACTTCGCCCACTACCGCTGGGGCACCACGCTCGACACGGTCACCACCGGGCTGACCGACCGCCCGACCGTCCAGCGCGAGCTGATCCCCTACGGCGAGGCCGGCAGCGTCGACCTGATCCGCTCGCTGGACCGCCGGCTGCAGGAGGGCGTCTTCGAGACGGCGTCCATCAACGACATCGCCAAGCTGATGGGCGTCGGCGACGTCGTGCTGCGCAACAACAACGCCTACGAGGAGTTCCGCGGGCCCCGGCCGCGCGCCGACTGGCAGCTGTTCACGTCGCCGATCCCGAACGGCCTGGGCAAGCCGACGACCTACGGGCCGCCGGTGTCCGAGGACACGAAGATCCCGTACGTCGACGAGATCGCGCTCGGCACCGACCCGACCGTGCCGGAGCCGCCGCAGCTCGCGGACTTCCCGGTCACCGACCCGACCCCGATCGTGCGCACCGCGACCACGCAGGGCCCGCTGCTCGTCAGCGGCAACGGCGAGGCGCTGGTCGACGCGGCCGCGACCGGGCTGCTCGACCCGGTCGTCGACAACAACCGGGCCGTCCTCTACACGGCGGCGCTGGCCAAGGACCCGGCCGGCCTCAAGCAGGCCCTGGACGACGGCGCCGAGCTGCTCGTCAGCGACTCCGACCAGCTGCGCGCCGAGCGCTGGACCGGCATCCGGGAGAACTTCGGCTACGTCGAGCAGCCGGGCATCGGCCCGCTGAAGAAGGACCCGAACGACAACCGGCTGCCGCTGTTCCCGGACCAGACCACCGCCGACCAGACCATCGAGGTGCTGACCGCCCCGGGCCAGACACCCCAGGTCGCCTCGGTCACCGCGTCCAGCTACGGCAACACGTTCGCCTACGGCCCGGCCGACCGCCCGGTGCACGGCATCGACGGCGACCTGACCACCGCCTGGCGGGTGGGCGCCTTCACCGATCCGGCCGGTGAGCGCTGGCAGACGACGCTCGCGGCGCCCACCACCACCGACCACGTCACGCTCACCCAGCCGCTGACGGGGCCGCGCAACCGGTGGATCACCAAGGCGACGCTGACGTTCGACGGCGGCTCGCCGGTGACCGTGGACCTCGGCGACGTCTCCCGGACGTCGGCGGGCCAGGTCGTGACCTTCCCGTCCCGGACGTTCACGACCCTGACGATCCGGATCGACGCGACGAACTACGGCCGGCTCCCGAACTACAACGGCCTGTCCGCCGTCGGCCTGGCCGACGTGAAGATCCCGATGGCGAATGGCCAGCCGGCCGTCGCGCAGGACCTGCTGCGGATGCCGACCGACCTGCTCTCCACCGCTGGCGCCGACTCGCTGGACCACCAGCTGGTGCTGACGATGACCCGGGACCGGGCCAACCCGGCCGAGCCGTTCAAGGAGGACACCGAGTCGACGATCGACCGGGTGTTCACCCTGCCGACGGCCCGGACGTTCAGCCTGACCGGCACGGCCCGGATCTCCTCCTACATCCCGGACACCACGGTCGACACGCTGCTCGGCCGGCCGGCGCAGGCGCCGGTGATCCTCTCGTCGGGCCGGCTGCCCGGTGACCTGGGCTCCCGCGCCTCGGCCGCCTTCGACGGGGACCCGAACACGGCCTGGCAGCCGGGCTTCGGCCAGCAGCAGGGCGGCTGGATCCAGCTGACCACCCAGCAGGGCCAGGCACCCGTCACGCTGTCCACCGGGCAGTTCACCTTCGTGACCGACGGGCAGCACTCGGTGCCGACCCAGCTGGGCGTCCTCGTCGACGGCCAGAAGGTCGGCGAGGTGACCGTGCCGCCGCTGGCCGACACCGCGAAGCACGGCGCCACCAGCACGGTGACCCTGCCGCTGCCGGCGGCCACCGGCCGGACCGTGCGCTTCGTCGTCGACGGCGTCCGGCAGGTGACCACCAAGGACACGATCTCCGAGGGCGTCTCGATCATGCCGGTCGGGATCGCCGAGGTCGACCTGCCCGGCGTGCTCGGGACCGGCTCCACCGCGGGCATGGCGGCGCCGCAGGGCCTCGACTCGAACAGCTGCCACACCAACCTGCTGACCGTCGACGGCCGGCCCGTCGGCCTGCGGGTCGTCGGCACGTCGAAGGACGCGGCCGACCGGCTCGGCCTCGACGTCGTCACCTGTGGCACGCCGGTCCGCCTCGGCGCCGGTGACCACGTCCTGCGGACCGCGAACGGGGCGGCCACCGGGTTCGACCTGGACCGGCTGGTACTCGCCTCCGACGTCGGCGGGACCACCTGGCCGGACGCGACCTCGTTCAACGCGCTGGACACCTCCCAGGCCCAGCGGCAGACCGACCTCGCGAGCCGGCCCGCCAGCGCCTCGGCGACGGCCGCGGGCGCCGGGGCCACGAGCGCTGGGGCCACGCCGAAGGTCCACGTCGACGTCACCAGCGCGACGACGTTCGTGCTGAGCGTCACCGGGGCCAAGCCGGGCCAGCCGTTCTGGCTCGTGCTCGGGCAGAGCCTGTCCGCCGGGTGGCACGGCAAGATCGACGACAACACCGACCTGGCGGCACCCCAGCTGATCGACGGTTACGCGAACGGCTGGCGGGTCAACCCGACGTCGGACAGCTTCAAGGTCCAGCTCACCTGGACGCCGCAGCGGGTCGTCTACGCGTCGCTGACCGTGTCCGTCGTCGCGGCGGTGCTGTGCCTGGCCCTGCTCGGGGTGACGGGCCGCCGGCGGCGCCGGGCCGGCTGGCCGCGCACACCGGCCGACCTGCCCCGGCTGGACTCGCCGCTCGCGGCCACCCAGCGGATCGGCCTCCCGCAGGTCGGGCTGCTGGTCGTCGGGATCCTGGCGGTCGGTACGTTGATCGTGAACCCGGTGGCCGGGGCGATCACCGCGGCGGTGACGCTGGTCGCCGCGCT is a genomic window of Pseudofrankia inefficax containing:
- a CDS encoding glycosyltransferase family 4 protein; the encoded protein is MSQAFQLGADSAGSAETGDAQQIQGASGAIGLAETPRAARIEVREPTLEELVERSGLRRVHMLAWRDLDDPEAGGSELHADKVAAAWAAAGVDVSMRTAHAPGHLPQATRNGYSVVRKAGRYAVFPRSAMSGALGHGGPWDGLVEIWNGMPFFSPVWAPCPRVVFLHHVHGEMWRMVLKPPLSQVGEALESTIAPPFYRRTRVLTLSESSRREIIEMLRLPPANISVIPPGIDEHYAPLGERSPHPMVLAVGRLVPVKRFDVLIDALIRLRQQHPTLEAVIVGEGYERPALEARIRAAGATEWLKLPGRVDDEGLLAYYRQAWVLTSASAREGWGMTITEAAACGTPSVVSNIAGHTDAVADGLSGLLVEPNELADALGRVIGDQGLRDRLTAGALAHAATFTWANTARRTFAALAQEAAKHRRRSPRPGGLDRLHGPLR
- a CDS encoding alpha-(1->3)-arabinofuranosyltransferase domain-containing protein translates to MTLTTHGPTGPNGSGTATLPADHPAEETPDAAAADGGAPRRRWRLWRPSWAALVLAAVAYLPLLRTSPGEIGADTKAYLYLDPGRLLSRAVSMWDPDVGMGTVTHQNIGYLFPQGLWYFVLHELGFPMWVAQRLWTGSILFAAGVGVLFLLRSFGWRDRYSIVAAFGYMLTPYSLEYEARISAILLPYAGLGWFIGITVRGLREAEQGKGSWRGAEAWRWPAAFALVVTAVGSINASSLILIMLAPVLWVPFAIWGTREATLRAAMGMITRAVILTFLVNLWWISGLYTQAGYGLNVLAFTETVQTVASSSQASEVLRGLGNWFFYGQDALGPWISPALSYTQSLWLLVVSFLVPLMGLFAATVIKWGQRAYFVALVVLGTTVSVGVYPYTHPSPLGYLFKTFAEDSTAGLALRSLPRAAPLVVLGLAVMLAGALGAWTERRVARAADADAAAARGQTLAPNRIGGRHSGGQRRRQLVFKPRPGALLPTAVTLVVLALLAIDLAPLFRGQLMEQSLTRPENVPDYEVALANALGAKGNATRVLELPGADFAHYRWGTTLDTVTTGLTDRPTVQRELIPYGEAGSVDLIRSLDRRLQEGVFETASINDIAKLMGVGDVVLRNNNAYEEFRGPRPRADWQLFTSPIPNGLGKPTTYGPPVSEDTKIPYVDEIALGTDPTVPEPPQLADFPVTDPTPIVRTATTQGPLLVSGNGEALVDAAATGLLDPVVDNNRAVLYTAALAKDPAGLKQALDDGAELLVSDSDQLRAERWTGIRENFGYVEQPGIGPLKKDPNDNRLPLFPDQTTADQTIEVLTAPGQTPQVASVTASSYGNTFAYGPADRPVHGIDGDLTTAWRVGAFTDPAGERWQTTLAAPTTTDHVTLTQPLTGPRNRWITKATLTFDGGSPVTVDLGDVSRTSAGQVVTFPSRTFTTLTIRIDATNYGRLPNYNGLSAVGLADVKIPMANGQPAVAQDLLRMPTDLLSTAGADSLDHQLVLTMTRDRANPAEPFKEDTESTIDRVFTLPTARTFSLTGTARISSYIPDTTVDTLLGRPAQAPVILSSGRLPGDLGSRASAAFDGDPNTAWQPGFGQQQGGWIQLTTQQGQAPVTLSTGQFTFVTDGQHSVPTQLGVLVDGQKVGEVTVPPLADTAKHGATSTVTLPLPAATGRTVRFVVDGVRQVTTKDTISEGVSIMPVGIAEVDLPGVLGTGSTAGMAAPQGLDSNSCHTNLLTVDGRPVGLRVVGTSKDAADRLGLDVVTCGTPVRLGAGDHVLRTANGAATGFDLDRLVLASDVGGTTWPDATSFNALDTSQAQRQTDLASRPASASATAAGAGATSAGATPKVHVDVTSATTFVLSVTGAKPGQPFWLVLGQSLSAGWHGKIDDNTDLAAPQLIDGYANGWRVNPTSDSFKVQLTWTPQRVVYASLTVSVVAAVLCLALLGVTGRRRRRAGWPRTPADLPRLDSPLAATQRIGLPQVGLLVVGILAVGTLIVNPVAGAITAAVTLVAALAPRGRVLLRAGAVGALLVSVAYVLEVQARYHLPVNGDWVSQFSKVATLSWLAVLFLGADGALAVLQGRAAGRLAAATAGGPGDADVAAGTDPPALLGEPDAAAEAGPTATATPPQPPPADGADPGTTG